The following are encoded together in the Leptidea sinapis chromosome 29, ilLepSina1.1, whole genome shotgun sequence genome:
- the LOC126973584 gene encoding uncharacterized protein LOC126973584 — protein sequence MLSTTVAKIKKVCSIILIPRIIQGETKNGTLKPLCKNSLYGSRANKTTKSTDINQDNLDPNNNTKANIQSSVNDDDIKRSVAMRKEIDCEICNHLINQIFNIRQNQYESQTAEHEKEEAIVQATTSKEDEEQLVQKVEKLQEHASFEAAPQLENPNVAPTVLGQQHILDMSHRDNFNDIDYDAVASRCLDAPPNKVDERILNELKKERAAYLRNNEKLDQVEFDETLKTCTYTEKGITDYPIATEHYYLATDVEEQCTYKDERIQPLLLDSVTLYAMKNEDFQSMIAGPSMLKPYDYQSIKFYDYVFNEVEVEEEQLMELKEKGFFVEDVSTLTEPSVSPKDNVTMSFYDYSFKNNKPLNMSQQEQKFIGNNQVIPPAEADLEFETCSPGAISQFVVEGTGDLKTNESGQISHNTGYLYVKKDHSSEVPPEGESLDHKFEIQVKPNTSISGQRPPDKNQQIKDTSNTAISANQSPDEHFKQFISADFQDNNEMQDIAWSSKTESLEKEKLNVNCEMSNEFIDKRELLANFIFDSPERSQNETNDKFLRTQATNIESKITTVTGPLSDLSNDDTLSLKELLRKVRRRHQLEFCQNFLKDYTFQFVQPNQKCKDSDKKAPCPLPCKPKAKEECPPPPPKCPDKKKDPCAPKSPCAKFISSLPFEIPRFLSGLSEPPMINYQRSYSTLSSPHYSENRLKTALSCGNNTRKIIEVNDYIFPKNFEPWTPIPSWPIPKKKINHPLVCPKEGCKEIPPPHPNERCRPNAPCRSFPKRTFSLSELL from the exons ATGTTGTCGACAACAgtagctaaaattaaaaaagtgtgCAGTATCATATTGATACCGAGGATTATACAGGGCGAAACAAAAAATGGAACTCTGAAACCGTTGTGCAAAA ATTCTCTATATGGATCTCGGGCAAACAAGACCACGAAATCAACAGACATAAACCAGGATAACTTAGACCCCAACAATAACACAAAGGCGAATATTCAGAGCTCAgtaaatgatgatgatataaaaaGAAGCGTTGCAATGAGAAAGGAGATTGATTGTGAAATCTGCAATCATTTAATAaaccaaatatttaatataaggcAAAATCAATATGAAAGTCAAACTGCAGAACACGAGAAAGAAGAGGCAATCGTGCAGGCCACTACAAGCAAAGAAGATGAAGAACAGTTGGTACAGAAAGTTGAAAAATTGCAGGAGCATGCAAGTTTTGAAGCAGCACCACAATTAGAGAATCCTAACGTAGCGCCTACGGTTCTCGGACAACAACATATACTTGATATGAGTCACAGGGATAATTTTAATGACATTGATTATGACGCGGTAGCAAGTAGATGTCTTGATGCACCACCTAATAAAGTTGATGAGCGTATCTTAAATGAACTCAAGAAGGAAAGGGCAgcttatttacgaaataatgaGAAACTTGACCAGGTGGAATTTGACGAAACGCTTAAAACATGCACTTATACAGAGAAAGGGATAACAGATTACCCCATAGCAACTGAACATTATTACCTGGCTACTGACGTAGAAGAGCAATGTACTTATAAAGATGAAAGAATTCAACCTTTGCTTTTGGATTCAGTGACACTTTATGCAATGAAAAATGAGGACTTTCAATCAATGATTGCAGGACCATCTATGCTAAAACCATATGATTATCAAAGcattaaattttatgattatgTATTTAATGAAGTTGAAGTAGAAGAAGAACAGTTGATGGAATTGAAAGAAAAGGGGTTTTTTGTAGAAGATGTATCGACACTAACAGAGCCTTCCGTAAGTCCTAAAGATAACGTAACGATGTCTTTTTATGACTATAGTTTTAAGAATAATAAGCCATTGAACATGAGTCAGCAGGAACaaaaatttattggtaataatCAAGTGATACCACCAGCTGAGGCAGACCTTGAATTTGAAACATGCAGCCCCGGAGCTATTTCCCAGTTCGTTGTAGAGGGAACTGGTGATTTAAAAACCAACGAATCTGGGCAAATTTCGCATAATACTGGATATCTTTACGTAAAAAAGGACCACTCATCAGAAGTTCCACCTGAAGGCGAATCACTTGACCATAAATTCGAAATACAAGTTAAGCCAAACACATCAATATCTGGTCAGCGTCCACCAGATAAAAACCAGCAAATAAAAGACACGTCCAATACTGCTATATCAGCAAATCAATCCCCTGatgaacattttaaacaattcattTCGGCTGACTTCCAAGATAATAACGAAATGCAGGATATCGCTTGGTCTTCAAAAACTGAATCCTTGGAGAAAGAAAAACTGAATGTGAATTGTGAGATGTCAAATGAATTTATTGACAAAAGAGAGTTATtagctaattttatttttgattcgCCGGAAAGATCTCAAAATGAAACAAATGACAAGTTCTTAAGAACTCAGGCTACtaatattgaaagtaaaataaCAACTGTTACGGGACCTTTATCGGATCTATCAAATGATGATACTCTTTCTTTGAAGGAATTGTTGAGAAAAGTTCGTAGGCGTCATCAACTAGAATTTTGTCAGAATTTTCTAAAAGATTATACATTTCAATTTGTTCAACCGAACCAAAAATGTAAAGATTCCGATAAAAAAGCTCCTTGCCCTCTACCTTGTAAGCCGAAGGCCAAAGAAGAATGCCCTCCACCGCCACCTAAATGTCCAGATAAGAAAAAGGATCCCTGCGCCCCAAAAAGTCCATGTGCTAAATTCATTTCGTCTCTACCTTTTGAAATTCCTAGATTCTTATCTGGTCTATCAGAGCCACCCATGATAAACTATCAAAGAAGTTATTCTACTTTGTCAAGTCCGCATTATTCAGAGAATAGGTTGAAGACAGCTTTAAGCTGTGGTAATAATACTCGAAAGATTATTGAAGTCAACGATTACATATTTCCAAAAAACTTTGAGCCGTGGACACCTATACCATCGTGGCCAATAcccaaaaagaaaataaaccACCCACTTGTATGTCCCAAGGAAGGCTGTAAGGAAATACCACCTCCACACCCAAACGAAAGATGCCGCCCAAACGCGCCATGTAGATCGTTTCCTAAGAGAACTTTTTCACTGTCAGAATTATTGTAG
- the LOC126973641 gene encoding uncharacterized protein LOC126973641 produces the protein MVCDFIVLAIMDKSKRERSANFSIEERDLLLSLLRPYQSILESKESSAAMWRKKKAAWINIQNAFNARSREMFRSIKTLRLKYEGLKRMVRIKSSMRSRPRTEDDKNTVTLDNVKEELKDTIHSSIELPSSNEGFESTTYSDDSDALPQCQQLPVDLQKKTELDELTQARLELIQLKRKILEAEFNEKKRVWQFEQNERLKEAEFREKERKWKEEEYTSKIKLDKLRRELSQ, from the exons ATGGTGTGCgattttattgttttagctATCATGGATAAAAGTAAAAGAGAAAGGAGTGCAAATTTTAGTATAGAAGAGAGAGACCTTTTGTTATCACTTCTTAGGCCATATCAATCAATCTTGGAGAGCAAAGAAAGTAGTGCTGCTATGTGGAGAAAGAAAAAAGCCGCTTGGATAAACATACAAAACGCGTTTAATGCTCGATCTAGGGAAATGTTCAGATCCATAAAAACATTGAGATTAAAATATGAGGGCCTGAAACGTATGGTCAGAATAAAGTCGAGTATGAGATCAAGGCCTCGTACCGAAGATGATAAAAATACCGTAACTTTAGATAATGTGAAGGAAGAATTAAAAGATACAATTCATTCAAGCATTGAACTACCTTCAAGCAATGAAGGTTTTGAAAGCACAACCTACTCCGATGACTCTGATGCATTACCACAATGTCAACAACTTCCAG TGGATTTACAGAAGAAAACTGAATTAGATGAGCTAACTCAAGCCAGATTGGAACTTATTCAActcaaaagaaaaattttagaagcagaatttaatgaaaaaaaaagagtgtgGCAATTTGAACAAAATGAACGGTTAAAGGAAGCTGAGTTTAGAGAAAAGGAACGTAAATGGAAGGAAGAAGAATATacctcaaaaataaaattagataaGCTAAGAAGAGAATTAAGTCAATAA